Within Amedibacterium intestinale, the genomic segment AATTCATGCAGTTTTGGATCTGAATCATATACACCATCTACATCCGTATATATTTCTACTTCTTTCAACTCAAGCATATCCGCAAATAAAACAGCACTAAAATCACTGCCTCCTCTTCCCAGAGTTGTAATTCTTCCTTGTTTGCTTACCCCAAGAAATCCTGGAACGATTACTACATCATACTGTTTTAATCTTTTAATAATCGATTCTTTATGCAATTCCAATACATTTGCATATTCATATTGTTCATCTGTAAGAATTCCTGTTTCCATAAAAGACATAGCATATGCACAAATTCCCATTTCCAATAATTCGCTGCATACTTTTAAACTTGCCACCTGCTCTCCAATGGAAACAAGTCTTGCTTTTTCCTCTTTACTCAAAGAATCACATGCCATAGAAAGAAGTGTATCCGTCGCATAAGCGTCTGGATATCTGCCCATCGCAGATACTACCATTACAACTTTTCCATATTTGCCTGCTTCTAATATATGACGATATGCATATTTTCTCGTTACTTCACTTCGTAAAGAAGTTCCTCCAAATTTCATCACTCGTATATTCATAACTCTACCCTCACATTCCTTATACGATATGCAAAAACGAAGAGGACTGTGCAGGCTTTTTTATAAAAAAAATAGAAGTTTCCTTCTATTTTTTCAACACCTCAACAAATCGTTCTGTAATTTGTTTTGGTCGAGTAATTGCACCACCTACTACAGCACTGTATACTCCAACTTCATATACCGCCTTTAAATCTTCTGGTGTATTAATTTTTCCTTCTGCCAAAACCGGAACCTTGCAAGATTCACATAATTTCTTCAATAAAGGAAGATTTGGTCCATCAATTCCTTCAGAATATGGTGTATATCCGCATAAAGTTGTAGATACGCAGTCAAAACCTATACGTTCTGCATGCATACATTCTTCATAAGTTGAACAATCTGCCATAGCTAAAACACCATGTGCATGTATATAGGCAACTAAATCCTCCAGCTTTTCATTATGAGGGCGTACTCTTTCTGTAGCATCTAAAGCAATCATCTCACAACCTGTTTCTAAAAGTTCATCTACCTCTTTTTTGGTTGGCGTGATGTATACTTCACTATCAGGATAATTTCTTTTTACGATTCCAATAACAGGCAGATCCACATTCTTTTTAATTTCCACAATATCTTCTTTGCTTTGTGCACGAATTCCAACAGCACCACCTTGTTTTGCCGCTAATGCCATTCTCCCCATAATAAAAGAAGAATGTAAAGGTTCATCCGGTAAAGCCTGACAAGAAACCACAAGTCCATGTTTAATTTTTTCCAGCATATAAGTTACCTTCCTTTTCTTTATTATCTTCATTATAGCACCATTTCTATTAATGACCCAAAAGAAATATCTTTTCCATCAATTTCTTATAAACAGGTTTCATATCTTCTTCTTTTACCCAGAAAGCTATTTCATCAACTGGAATCCACTTAACCCCACTATTTTCATCCAGCTTAGGAGAAATCGTTTCTGTTTCTTTTGCCACACAGGCATATGTTACATTTAAATGAACATGTGAAGTAACATATTTCCCTTTTTTATAATGTGGTGGTACAGGAAGAATATCAATTGCTAAAATCTCAGGACTGAGAAGATGCAGATGCTTTAAACCGGTTTCTTCTTTGCCTTCTTGAAGTGCAACTTCCACACAATTTTCATTCCCATCACAATGTCCTCCACACCATCCCCATGAACGATAAATTTTATGGTAAATCATCAACACCTTATCTTTTGTTTCATTGAGAATCCAAGGAGAACTTGTTATATGCGCAAACTCATTTTCTCGATAAAAAATATCATCAAACGTTTCCAGATATTTTAAAAATACTTTCTTATCTTGCTCTTCCTGTTCATTAAAAGGTGAAAACTGCTGTATTTCTTTATAAAAACTCTCATTCATAGGATTTCTCCTTCCACCATTCATATAGAGATTCTTTATATGTTTGAAAAGCAGAAGGAATGGCGTACGTATGTTCTAATTCTTCTTTTGTACACCATACACCTTCTTCTATCGGTTCATCAACTTCTATTAAACAAGCTTTCATATGCCATTCAATATGAGAAAAAACATGTTTTGCATCTTTTAGTTTCTTATAGGTTAACACATGTTTCGCTCCTATCCTATTTATAATATCCTTTTTCAAATAATGATCTTCTAGATTTTTAAACTCGTACATCTTTGATAGAAGGCCTTTTTCCGGTCTTTGATACAACAGCACTTTATCTTTCCACACAACTACAAGAATTGTCCTTTTTTCGATTCTGCGCTGTTTCTTTGCTTTTTTAATCGGTAAAAAATGTGCTTTCCCGCTTTGATATCCAATGCAATCTTGTGCTAAAGGACAAATATTGCAGCGCGGGGCAGCATTTGGGACACAGACCAAAGCCCCAATTTCCATCAAAGCCTGATTAAATGCATCACACCTTTCTTCTGGAATATAATCAAGAATAATTTTCTGAAATTTCTTTTTTGTACTTTCTTTCAAAATATCATCTTCGCTTACCAGCAATCGTGAAAAAACACGCAAAACATTTCCATCTACCGCAGCTGCTTTTTCTTTAAACGCAATGCTTGCAACCGCGCCTGCCGTATAACTTCCAATCCCTGGAAGCTGCAGCAGCTGTTCATAAGTTGAAGGAAGCTTTCCATCATAAAGCTCCATACACATTTGTGCACATTTTTTCATATTTTTTACACGATTATAATATCCAAGCCCTTCCCAAACTTTGCTAAGTTCATCATCTTTCGCATTGGCTAAAGAAGATATTGAAGGAAATGCTTTTAAAAATCTTTCAAAATATGGTTTGACTGCTTCTACCCTTGTTTGCTGAAGCATGATTTCACTTACCCAAACTCGATAAGGTGTTGCTTCTTCTCTCCATGGAAGCACCCTTGCATGCTCATCATACCAATCCAATAAATTAATCACTAATCTTTTCTTATCATGTATTTTTTCCATGTGGACATTATAACATGCAATCATGTTCACATAAAGGAAAATACTTTTTATGCAATTTGCCCAAAAGAAAAGGAAATATAAAGTGTAAACCTAACCTTATATTTCCTATCACTTCCATTTATAACACTTGATTAAAATGCTGTTTTATATACTTCCAGTACAAGTTCATACGTACATGGACGTGGATTTCCACCTGTACATACATCTGCCATAGCTGCTTGTGCCAAAGCAGGAAGATCTTCTTCTTTTACCCCAATTTCTTTTAATGTCTGAGGAATATTTACATCTTTTGATAGTTGTCTTACAGCTTCAATAGCGGCATTGCGATATTCTTCCTGACTCATTTCATCAACACCTTCAACACCCATGACACGTGCAATTTCGCGATATTTTTCACCAGTGTAATCTTTATTGAATTCCATAACATAAGGAAGAAGCACTGCGTTTGCCACTCCATGAGGAGTATCATAGAAAGCACTTAATGGATGTGCCATTCCATGTACAACACCAAGTCCTACATTAGAAAATGCCATACCTGTTACGTACTGTCCAAGTGCCATGTCTTCACGACCTTTTGGATCATTTTCTACCGCACTTCTTAAAGAGCGGGAAATCAATTCAATTGCTTTTAAATTTAAAGTATCTGCCAATTCCCAAGCACCTAGTGTTGTATAACCTTCAATTGCATGTGTTAATGCATCTAATCCAGTTGATGCTGTTAATCCTTTCGGCATAGAACTCATCATATCTGGATCTACAACTGCTACTACTGGAATGTCATGAGGGTCTACACAAACAAATTTACGGCGTTTTTCCTCATCTGTAATAACATAGTTAATTGTTGTTTCTGCCGCTGTTCCTGCAGTTGTCGCAACCGCAATCATTGGTACAGCTTTATTTTTTGTAGCAGCTGTTCCTTCCAAGGACACTACATCACTAAATTCTGGATTGTTAATGATAATTCCAATTCCTTTACCAGTGTCCTGTGGAGATCCTCCCCCAATCGCAATGATATAATCTGCACCAGCTTCTTTAAATGCCTCTACTCCATCTTTTACAACTTTTACACTAGGATTTGCTTTTACTTTATCATAAATAGCATATGGTAAATTTGCTTCATCAAGTAAATCTGTTACTTTTTTTACAACATTAAATTTTACTAAATCTGCATCTGTAACAATCAAACCCTTTTGAAATCCACGTGCTTTTACCTCCGTTACGATTTCTTTAATTGCTCCAGCTCCATGATAGCTGGTTTCATTCAAAATAAAACGATTTGCCATATATCGATTCCTCCTGTCATATCTTTATTTATATTTTAGAATGAAACCGTTTTCCCTCAAAGTTACACAAAAGAAAAAATGTAACATTTGTTACATCTTCTCACATTTGTAACATTCACCCTTGCAGATCCAGCAACAAAGATTCTAATGGTTTAGGAAGTGCCTGAATTAACAATTCACTTATTTCCTCACAAGACATTCCCATTCCATTTCTTACCCATTCCACCGTCATATAAATACTTCCTCTACAATACATACGCAATAGAAAAAACAGTTCTTCATCTATAGGACGTTGAAGTTTTTTCTCAATAATATCCTTATAAAACTGTAAAATACATTCATAATCATAGTTAAACAACGAGTTTTGATTATCGTGCAGAAAAGCCTCTGTGAAAAACAGACGTTCTTCTTTAATAAAGGAAAACTTTTTGATTAATCCTTCCTTTAACGTACAGCTTATCCCCATTTGTTTAAACGATTTTTGAGCGAGCACATCAAAATACCAATTTACCAAATCGTATTTATCTTGAAAATTACGATAAAACGTTTGTCTTGTCATATCTGCTTCTTTCACAATGTCTTTTACTGTAATTTTATCAAGTGGTTCTTTTTTCATCACTTCAAGCATAGCATGTGCAAATCGATATTTTGTTTTATTGAATGATTGCATGTCGACACTCCCTTCATACCGTTTCATAATACCATATTCATCTAAAAAAAACTCGATAAAATCGAGCTTTCTTTTATCTTAATGTTGTTTTTCCGTATGCCTTTTTCCAGTTTTCACTAAATTCATCTACCGCAATTGCAGTTCCTGGATGATCAATCATATTGTATGCTACATCACATGGTATCGTAACTGCTTGAATTCCTGCTTTGATTAGCTCATGTACCTGTCTAGTATTTTTAAAACTTGCAGCTACGACTTTCGCATTCATGTTATTTACTTTTAACATCGTAATTAAATCTTTTACATTTTCTACTCCATCACCGTAATTATCCATGCGATTGACATATGGTGCCAAATAATCAGCTCCATTCATTGCTGCTAAAAATGCCTGGTCTGCTGTATAAATTGCTGTTGCCAAAACACCAATCCCTAATTTCTTGCATTCTTTGATTGCTTTTAGCCCTTCATGTGTCACAGGAATTTTTACGTACATGTTTTTCTTGCGAAGAGAAGCGATGTATTTCGCTTCTTCTACAATTCCTGCCACATCTGTAGATACAGCTTGTATAAAAAGCATTTGTTCTTCATCCAAAACTGCAATTAAATCATTTACAACATCTTCAAAGCTTCTTCCACTTTTTGTAATGATTGTTGGATTTGTTGTTACTCCGCTTACATGAAGCAATTCATTTAAATCTTTAATCTGCTCAATATTTGATGAATCTAATATTAATTCCATATTCCATTTCCTCCTATTTTCATTGTATCTTTATTTTATAATTCATACAATAATTAGATTTGTTATACCACCGTTTTTTGCCATTGTATAAAATTCTTCCATTTGTTTTGATGTATATAATTCAGGATTTTCCTTAAAACAATACTGTTTCCCTGTTAGTGCGTATTTTGCTTTTGCTAAAGGATTATAATTTAGAAGCTCATATGCAGCATCTTTATAATTCGATGTTATAAACCTCGAAATTGCAGTAATATTTTCCTCTGTTGCACTCATTCCTGGAATCAATGGTGTACGTATGGTTACATCTTTTTTTCTATCACTATGCAAAAGCCATGCTACATTATCTAATATTATATGATTGTCTACTCCAGTATATTGTTTATGTTTTTCTGCATCAAATAATTTTATATCTACATATAAATGGTCAATATAAGGAAGTGCTTTTTCTAATATTTCTCTTTTCACAAACAAAGACGTTTCAATCGTTGTATGTATTCCTTTTTCTTTTAATTTCTGAAATACTTCTATCAGAAAATCACTTTGATAAAAGGGTTCTCCTCCACTGATGGTTACTCCTCCGCCATAGCGGAAAAACATTTTATCTTTTAAAGCTTCTTCTACCAGCGCATCACTCGTATATTCTTTTGTATCTAAACATAATGCTCCACTAGGGCAACTGCCTGCCAAATGTCTCCAGTCTTCCTTTCGATCTCGAAAGATTTGAAGATTTCCATGTTTTAATTCTACTCCATGAGCTTTGCTTTCTTTTACACATATTCCACAATGAATACATGTTTTTTCCATATATAAAACCTGTGCATCCCCTTCCAAACCTTCTGGATTTTGACACCATACACAACGCAAAGGACACCCCTTAAAAAAGATGGTTGTACGAATTCCCTGCCCATCATGTATGGCAAAACGTTTCACATCAAATATATTCCCTTTCATTAGACACCCTCATAACTTGTACGAGCTATGATTTCATTTTGCAGTTCTTGCGCCAATTCTACAAAGTAAGCTGTATAGCCCGCAACTCGAACAGTTAAAGAACGATACTGTTCCGGATTCTTTTGTGCTTCAAGCAAATCTTCTTTACGCACAACATTAAATTGAATATGAGGAATCTCTAAATCCACAAAGGTTCTTAAAAACATCGCAAATTTATCAATACCGCTTTCTGTTTTAAAGAATTCAGGTAAAAATTTCATATTCAGAAGTCCACCATTGGTTGTTAGAACATTATCCATTTTCGAAACGGATTTTAATACAGCTGTTGGTCCTTTTATATCTCTTCCATATACTGGTGACATTCCTCCATCTGCCAATGGACTTTTCGCATAACGCCCATCTGCACTAGCTCCAACATGTTCTCCCATAGGAACATGAGCAGATACGGTATACATTCCTGTATTATAAGGTCCATTGCGATAGTTTTTATATTGTTTTAATCCCTGCTGGAAAAATCTCGCCCATTTTGCACCTATTTCATCAACCCAGCTTTCATCATTTCCATATTTTGGACATTTATTTAACAGCATAGTACGAATAACTTGCTGATGTTCAAAATTATCTTCTAATGCAGACTCCAAATCCTTTGCTGAAATTCGATGTTCTTCATAAACAAGTTTCTTAATTGCAGCTAATGAGTCCGCTAGATTTGCAACCTGAATCATTTGAATACCACTTAAATTATAATGTGCTCCTCCCTGCGTAACATCCATTCCTTTTTCCATGCAATCATCAATAACACTAGATAGAAACGGAGAAGGAAGTGTATCAATGTGTGCTTTTTCAACCTGCTCACAAGCTTTTACCATACGTTCCATAAAATGCTGAATTTGCTTTCCAAAAGCATCTTCCAATTCCTCATATGTTTTATAAGTAGATAAACTTCCTAAATCAAGTCCTAATTGTTTTCCTGTTAAAAGACATTTTCCATGATGAAGAGTAAGTTCCAATGCCTTGTTTAAATTAAACATTGCTGCATCGCTCCAGCCAAGATTATTTCCCTGGGTTGTTACCTCCACACATCCAACAATCGCATAATCTTTCGCATCTTCTTCACGAATACCACTTTTCATCAAAGCAGGAATAATACTTTCATCATTGAAAAACTGCGGCATACCACTTCCTTTTGCGACTACACGAATCGCATGTTTCAACAAATCATCATTTGTTTTTTTATGCAGACGTACAGAAAGATTAGGCTGTGGAAGTCCTAAATGTTCCTGTGCAGTTAAAAACAAATGTGATAAGGTATTAGAGTAATCATTTCCATGCGCATCCATTCCACCAATCGCAATATTAAAACCAATAGGGAAACCAGCAAAATATTTTGCACTGTTCTTATTTCTTAAATATACGATTTGATTAAATTTCAACCATAGACATTCAATCATTTCCAGTGCTTTTTGTTCATCTAAGATTCCTTTTTTTACATCTTTCTCATAATATGGAATTAAAATCTCATCCAATCTTCCTGG encodes:
- a CDS encoding TetR/AcrR family transcriptional regulator C-terminal domain-containing protein yields the protein MQSFNKTKYRFAHAMLEVMKKEPLDKITVKDIVKEADMTRQTFYRNFQDKYDLVNWYFDVLAQKSFKQMGISCTLKEGLIKKFSFIKEERLFFTEAFLHDNQNSLFNYDYECILQFYKDIIEKKLQRPIDEELFFLLRMYCRGSIYMTVEWVRNGMGMSCEEISELLIQALPKPLESLLLDLQG
- a CDS encoding NUDIX hydrolase, whose translation is MNESFYKEIQQFSPFNEQEEQDKKVFLKYLETFDDIFYRENEFAHITSSPWILNETKDKVLMIYHKIYRSWGWCGGHCDGNENCVEVALQEGKEETGLKHLHLLSPEILAIDILPVPPHYKKGKYVTSHVHLNVTYACVAKETETISPKLDENSGVKWIPVDEIAFWVKEEDMKPVYKKLMEKIFLLGH
- a CDS encoding amino acid kinase family protein — protein: MNIRVMKFGGTSLRSEVTRKYAYRHILEAGKYGKVVMVVSAMGRYPDAYATDTLLSMACDSLSKEEKARLVSIGEQVASLKVCSELLEMGICAYAMSFMETGILTDEQYEYANVLELHKESIIKRLKQYDVVIVPGFLGVSKQGRITTLGRGGSDFSAVLFADMLELKEVEIYTDVDGVYDSDPKLHEFALRYDHLSYDEMLNMKSRVLHDRCVEYAKQHHIEIYLKGTFSKGAGTLISS
- a CDS encoding transaldolase family protein — its product is MELILDSSNIEQIKDLNELLHVSGVTTNPTIITKSGRSFEDVVNDLIAVLDEEQMLFIQAVSTDVAGIVEEAKYIASLRKKNMYVKIPVTHEGLKAIKECKKLGIGVLATAIYTADQAFLAAMNGADYLAPYVNRMDNYGDGVENVKDLITMLKVNNMNAKVVAASFKNTRQVHELIKAGIQAVTIPCDVAYNMIDHPGTAIAVDEFSENWKKAYGKTTLR
- a CDS encoding N-acetylmannosamine-6-phosphate 2-epimerase, encoding MLEKIKHGLVVSCQALPDEPLHSSFIMGRMALAAKQGGAVGIRAQSKEDIVEIKKNVDLPVIGIVKRNYPDSEVYITPTKKEVDELLETGCEMIALDATERVRPHNEKLEDLVAYIHAHGVLAMADCSTYEECMHAERIGFDCVSTTLCGYTPYSEGIDGPNLPLLKKLCESCKVPVLAEGKINTPEDLKAVYEVGVYSAVVGGAITRPKQITERFVEVLKK
- the fucO gene encoding lactaldehyde reductase — its product is MANRFILNETSYHGAGAIKEIVTEVKARGFQKGLIVTDADLVKFNVVKKVTDLLDEANLPYAIYDKVKANPSVKVVKDGVEAFKEAGADYIIAIGGGSPQDTGKGIGIIINNPEFSDVVSLEGTAATKNKAVPMIAVATTAGTAAETTINYVITDEEKRRKFVCVDPHDIPVVAVVDPDMMSSMPKGLTASTGLDALTHAIEGYTTLGAWELADTLNLKAIELISRSLRSAVENDPKGREDMALGQYVTGMAFSNVGLGVVHGMAHPLSAFYDTPHGVANAVLLPYVMEFNKDYTGEKYREIARVMGVEGVDEMSQEEYRNAAIEAVRQLSKDVNIPQTLKEIGVKEEDLPALAQAAMADVCTGGNPRPCTYELVLEVYKTAF
- a CDS encoding glycyl radical protein, which translates into the protein MKLQQTQRIKTLKEKMLAQPRYASIEQAMIITKTYKENEDKPVILKRALSLYNALTQLEIGIEPEEMIVGNRTKGVRYGVVFPEAGSSWIEEEIETLPTRPQDRFLVRPEDIQTFREVIYPYWKGKCMEDVLKQRYGDEIKAIAEVVKINQKDHAQGHICPDVNKWLRLGPKGIMEEAQQYLKTCNDEAKDFYEAIQIVMSGVCTFMMRYHDLLLEESKKEEHAEWKDNMIEVARICKSLSERPAQTFHEALQAVWFLFTVLHMESNASSFSPGRLDEILIPYYEKDVKKGILDEQKALEMIECLWLKFNQIVYLRNKNSAKYFAGFPIGFNIAIGGMDAHGNDYSNTLSHLFLTAQEHLGLPQPNLSVRLHKKTNDDLLKHAIRVVAKGSGMPQFFNDESIIPALMKSGIREEDAKDYAIVGCVEVTTQGNNLGWSDAAMFNLNKALELTLHHGKCLLTGKQLGLDLGSLSTYKTYEELEDAFGKQIQHFMERMVKACEQVEKAHIDTLPSPFLSSVIDDCMEKGMDVTQGGAHYNLSGIQMIQVANLADSLAAIKKLVYEEHRISAKDLESALEDNFEHQQVIRTMLLNKCPKYGNDESWVDEIGAKWARFFQQGLKQYKNYRNGPYNTGMYTVSAHVPMGEHVGASADGRYAKSPLADGGMSPVYGRDIKGPTAVLKSVSKMDNVLTTNGGLLNMKFLPEFFKTESGIDKFAMFLRTFVDLEIPHIQFNVVRKEDLLEAQKNPEQYRSLTVRVAGYTAYFVELAQELQNEIIARTSYEGV
- the mutY gene encoding A/G-specific adenine glycosylase, whose protein sequence is MEKIHDKKRLVINLLDWYDEHARVLPWREEATPYRVWVSEIMLQQTRVEAVKPYFERFLKAFPSISSLANAKDDELSKVWEGLGYYNRVKNMKKCAQMCMELYDGKLPSTYEQLLQLPGIGSYTAGAVASIAFKEKAAAVDGNVLRVFSRLLVSEDDILKESTKKKFQKIILDYIPEERCDAFNQALMEIGALVCVPNAAPRCNICPLAQDCIGYQSGKAHFLPIKKAKKQRRIEKRTILVVVWKDKVLLYQRPEKGLLSKMYEFKNLEDHYLKKDIINRIGAKHVLTYKKLKDAKHVFSHIEWHMKACLIEVDEPIEEGVWCTKEELEHTYAIPSAFQTYKESLYEWWKEKSYE
- a CDS encoding glycyl-radical enzyme activating protein — its product is MKGNIFDVKRFAIHDGQGIRTTIFFKGCPLRCVWCQNPEGLEGDAQVLYMEKTCIHCGICVKESKAHGVELKHGNLQIFRDRKEDWRHLAGSCPSGALCLDTKEYTSDALVEEALKDKMFFRYGGGVTISGGEPFYQSDFLIEVFQKLKEKGIHTTIETSLFVKREILEKALPYIDHLYVDIKLFDAEKHKQYTGVDNHIILDNVAWLLHSDRKKDVTIRTPLIPGMSATEENITAISRFITSNYKDAAYELLNYNPLAKAKYALTGKQYCFKENPELYTSKQMEEFYTMAKNGGITNLIIV